One genomic region from Leguminivora glycinivorella isolate SPB_JAAS2020 chromosome 8, LegGlyc_1.1, whole genome shotgun sequence encodes:
- the LOC125228833 gene encoding probable arginine--tRNA ligase, mitochondrial, producing MTSKLRCLLLEKFTDRLNKNLMSRNVKNMQVTYRHNENNFLLKLPIQEVAAAELSNDKYTFNNSEYIQLYVRRADFIQSVIEGIISKDVQQDTKPKKVVLDFSSPNIAKPFHVGHLRSTIIGNFIANINKYYNHDVTRINYLGDWGTQFGLLQYGLKAKKLNLDDIKDKPIEKLYEAYVYANKLASTDENVREEARRYFTSIEQGQEDLGNWKKIREFTVQELEKVYQRLGIQFDDYLWESDYNANAIKGIMDTLERLSILHTDEEGKKVATVHDKNVTVLKSDNSTLYMSRDIAGLLHRYIKYQFNEMLYIVDNAQTDHFATLFEIVKQVNSDLVNGCKHIKFGRIKGMSTRSGNVVFLSNILDEAKNKMYEQQKESKNTRTAALNDETCDILGTTAVVINDLKQKRLRDYTFDWDRALQSEGDSGIKLQYLHCRLWSLEQNCDITIPEKCDPRLISEQVIGDVVAELAKFETVLNRSYTEYEACVIVSYLFRLARHVNRMFNELKVRNVDADVAAQRLLVFHSARLVVKTGLEILGVKPLHEM from the exons ATGACCTCAAAATTAAGGTGTCTTCTATTGGAGAAG TTCACAGACAGACTCAACAAGAACTTAATGTCAAGAAATGTAAAAAACATGCAAGTAACATACAGacataatgaaaataattttcttcTGAAACTACCCATTCAGGAAGTAGCAGCTGCCGAACTATCTAATGATAAATACACATTTAACAACTCTGAATATATTCAACTTTATGTCAGGCGAGCTGATTTTATTCAGTCCGTAATTGAAGGAATAATATCTAAAGATGTGCAGCAGGATACCAAACCAAAGAAAGTAGTTTTAGATTTCAGCTCCCCAAACATTGCAAAACCATTTCATGTTGGACATCTAAGATCCACGATTATTGGCAACTTCATTGCAAATATCAATAAATACTACAACCATGATGTCACAAGAATTAATTACTTGGGTGACTGGGGCACGCAATTCGGCTTACTGCAGTATGGTCTGAAAGCCAAGAAACTCAACTTAGATGATATTAAAGATAAACCAATAGAGAAATTGTATGAAGCTTATGTATATGCTAATAAATTAGCTTCTACAGATGAGAATGTGCGGGAAGAGGCTAGACGTTACTTCACTAGCATTGAACAAGGACAGGAAGACTTGGGAAACTGGAAGAAAATTAGGGAATTCACAGTTCAGGAATTAGAAAAAGTTTATCAAAGATTGGGTATACAATTTGATGATTATCTCTGGGAGTCTGATTATAATGCTAATGCCATAAAAGGCATAATGGACACTCTGGAAAGACTGAGTATTCTTCATACTGACGAGGAAGGCAAAAAGGTTGCCACAGTTCATGATAAGAATGTGACAGTATTAAAAAGCGACAATTCTACTTTGTACATGTCCAGAGACATTGCGGGGCTGCTACACAGATATATCAAATATCAATTTAATGAAATGTTGTATATAGTAGACAACGCACAGACAGATCATTTTGCAACACTATTTGAAATAGTAAAACAAGTTAATAGTGATCTAGTAAATGGTTGCAAACATATAAAGTTTGGCAGAATAAAGGGAATGAGTACTAGATCGGGCAATGTAGTATTTTTAAGCAATATTCTAGATGAAGCTAAGAACAAAATGTATGAACAGCAAAAAGAATCAAAAA ATACAAGAACTGCAGCATTGAATGATGAAACTTGTGACATCCTCGGTACTACAGCAGTAGTCATCAATGACTTGAAACAGAAAAGACTAAGAGACTACACATTTGATTGGGACAGAGCCCTACAGAGTGAAGGAGACAGTGGTATCAAACTGCAATACCTTCACTGTCGACTTTGGAGCTTGGAACAAAACTGCGATATCACTATACCAGAGAAATGCGACCCGCGTCTCATATCCGAGCAAGTAATAGGCGACGTTGTAGCAGAACTGGCGAAATTCGAAACCGTTCTAAATAGGTCGTATACGGAATATGAGGCGTGTGTCATAGTGAGCTATCTGTTTCGCTTGGCGCGACATGTAAATAGAATGTTTAACGAGCTGAAAGTGAGGAACGTTGACGCGGACGTGGCTGCACAGAGGCTTCTCGTCTTTCATTCAGCGCGATTAGTAGTTAAGACAGGTTTGGAGATTCTTGGAGTCAAACCATTACATGAAATGTAG